One window of Paroedura picta isolate Pp20150507F chromosome 2, Ppicta_v3.0, whole genome shotgun sequence genomic DNA carries:
- the METTL5 gene encoding rRNA N(6)-adenosine-methyltransferase METTL5 has translation MKKYKRKELESCLQQVDGFEDPKLLLEQYPTRPHIAACMLYTIHNTFDDLENKIVADLGCGCGVLSIGSAMLGAGLCIGFDVDADALEVFNRNAEDFELTNIDMVQCDVCSLPEEMVKTFDTVIMNPPFGTKHNKGMDMAFLKTALRMARTAVYSLHKTSTRQHIQKKADDWKVKMDVLAELRYDLPASYKFHKKRSVDIEVDFIRFSSEKKTNDGMT, from the exons ATGAAGAAATATAAACGTAAAGAACTTGAAAGCTGCCTTCAGCAAGTTGATGGTTTTGAGGATCCAAAACTGCTGCTTGAACAATATCCAACCAGACCTCATATAGCAG CATGTATGCTTTACACAATTCACAATACATTTGATGACCTTGAAAACAAGATTGTTGCCGATCTTGGTTGCGGTTGTGGTGTATTGAGCATTGGCAGTGCCATGCTGGGAGCAGG GCTGTGTATAGGCTTTGATGTCGATGCTGACGCCCTGGAAGTATTTAACAGAAACGCTGAAGACTTTGAGCTCACAAATATCGACATGGTTCAGTGCGATGTGTGTTCTTTACCCGAGGAAATGGTAAAAACGTTTGATACAGTTATTATGAATCCCCCCTTTGGAAccaagcacaataaag GCATGGACATGGCTTTTCTCAAGACAGCTCTGCGGATGGCGAGGACGGCCGTTTACTCCTTGCACAAGACGTCAACCCGCCAA CATATTCAGAAGAAAGCTGATGACTGGAAAGTGAAGATGGACGTTTTAGCAG AACTAAGGTACGATCTCCCCGCATCATACAAATTCCACAAAAAGAGATCG GTGGACATCGAAGTAGATTTTATTAGGTTCTCAAGTGAAAAGAAGACAAATGACGGAATGACTTAA